In Vidua macroura isolate BioBank_ID:100142 chromosome 7, ASM2450914v1, whole genome shotgun sequence, a single genomic region encodes these proteins:
- the IGFBP2 gene encoding insulin-like growth factor-binding protein 2 isoform X2 produces MSKPCPQALRDNGDDRSESILAENHVDGTVGILSGTGGRKPMKTGMKELAVMREKVNEQQRQMGKVSKAHHNHEDSKKSRLSTGRTPCQQELDQVLERISTMRLPDERGPLEHLYSLHIPNCDKHGLYNLKQCKMSVNGQRGECWCVDPIHGKVIQGAPTIRGDPECHLFYTAHEQEDRGAHALRSQ; encoded by the exons ATAATGGTGATGACCGGTCTGAGAGCATTCTTGCTGAGAACCACGTGGATGGCACTGTGGGGATCCTGAGTGGAACTGGAGGGAGGAAACCCATGAAGACAGGCATGAAGGAGCTGGCAGTgatgagggagaaggtgaacgAGCAGCAACGGCAGATGGGCAAAGTCAGCAAGGCCCATCACAACCACGAGGACTCCAAAAAGTCACGGCTGTCGACGGGCAGG ACCCCTtgtcagcaggagctggatCAGGTCCTGGAACGTATATCCACCATGCGGCTGCCAGATGAGCGAGGGCCCCTGGAGCACCTCTACTCCCTTCACATCCCCAACTGTGACAAGCATGGCTTGTACAATCTCAAACAG TGCAAGATGTCGGTGAATGGGCAGCGTGGCGAGTGCTGGTGCGTGGACCCCATCCATGGGAAGGTGATCCAGGGTGCACCCACCATCCGCGGGGACCCCGAGTGCCACCTCTTCTATACAGCCCATGAGCAGGAGGACCGGGGAGCACATGCCCTGCGGAGCCAGTAG